In a single window of the Luteibacter rhizovicinus DSM 16549 genome:
- a CDS encoding paraquat-inducible protein A has product MSAPPRAQELGMMSCHVCRLVTAYSEDPHAHCPRCHSALHVRKQGSIARSWALLLAAAMFYIPANVFPIMRTQSLSSKDDNTILSGIFELWRAGSPGLAVIVFTASIVVPMLKFIIMTVLLVSVQRSSGLVSKQRARLYRFVELIGYWSMLDVFVVAILSALVHFQILSRVEPLPGVVYFGVVVVLTMLSAMSFDPRLIWDNRKSQ; this is encoded by the coding sequence ATGAGTGCGCCTCCGCGGGCCCAGGAACTCGGCATGATGTCGTGCCATGTCTGTCGCCTGGTCACGGCTTACAGCGAGGATCCGCACGCGCATTGCCCGCGTTGCCATAGCGCCCTGCACGTACGCAAACAGGGCAGCATCGCGCGCTCGTGGGCGCTGCTGCTGGCCGCGGCGATGTTCTACATCCCGGCGAACGTGTTTCCGATCATGCGCACGCAGAGCCTGTCCTCGAAGGACGACAACACCATCCTCAGCGGCATTTTCGAGTTGTGGCGGGCCGGTTCGCCCGGCCTGGCGGTCATCGTTTTCACGGCGAGCATCGTCGTGCCCATGTTGAAATTCATCATCATGACGGTGCTGCTGGTGTCGGTGCAGCGCTCGAGCGGGCTGGTATCGAAGCAACGCGCGAGGCTCTACCGTTTCGTCGAGTTGATCGGCTACTGGTCCATGCTCGACGTGTTCGTCGTGGCGATACTCTCCGCCCTGGTGCACTTTCAGATTCTCAGCCGCGTCGAGCCCTTGCCCGGCGTGGTCTATTTCGGCGTGGTCGTCGTACTGACGATGCTTTCAGCCATGAGCTTCGATCCCCGTCTGATCTGGGATAACAGGAAATCGCAATGA